Proteins from a genomic interval of Mesobacillus sp. S13:
- a CDS encoding pyridoxal phosphate-dependent aminotransferase, which yields MQLASRVGALTPSSTLAITAKAKELKAQGKDVIGLGAGEPDFNTPEHIIEAAVQSMNEGFTKYTPSGGLPELKKEIAAKLKADQGLEYQLNEIIVTSGAKHGLYTLFQVLLDEGDEVIIPIPYWVSYPEQVKLAGGNPVYVEGLEQNNFKITPDQLKQKVTDKTKAVIINSPSNPTGMVYSQEELQALGEVCLEKGILIISDEIYEKLIYGEAEHISIAQLSAELKKQTLIINGVSKSHSMTGWRIGYAAGDSRIINAMTDLASHSTSNPTTPSQYATIAAYAGEQEAVEVMRSAFEERLEIIHGKLNNIPGISCIKPQGAFYLFPNAKEAAIMSGCKDVDEFAEVLLTEANVAVVPGSGFGAPDYMRLSYATSLDQLEEAVSRIHRFIESRA from the coding sequence ATCCAATTAGCCAGCAGAGTGGGTGCACTCACTCCTTCATCGACTTTGGCCATTACCGCCAAAGCCAAAGAATTGAAAGCGCAAGGAAAAGATGTGATTGGACTTGGAGCAGGGGAGCCAGACTTCAATACGCCGGAGCATATTATCGAAGCGGCTGTCCAATCAATGAATGAGGGTTTCACAAAGTACACTCCATCCGGCGGGCTGCCAGAATTAAAAAAGGAAATAGCAGCAAAATTAAAGGCGGACCAGGGACTTGAGTATCAGTTGAATGAGATTATTGTGACAAGTGGTGCTAAACATGGTTTATACACCCTTTTTCAGGTGCTGCTCGACGAGGGAGATGAGGTCATCATCCCGATTCCTTACTGGGTCAGCTATCCAGAGCAGGTAAAGCTTGCGGGTGGAAATCCGGTTTACGTTGAGGGACTGGAGCAAAACAATTTCAAGATCACTCCGGATCAATTGAAGCAGAAGGTCACGGACAAGACAAAGGCAGTCATCATCAATTCGCCAAGCAACCCAACTGGGATGGTATATTCACAAGAGGAATTGCAAGCTCTTGGAGAAGTCTGTCTGGAAAAAGGCATTCTGATCATTTCGGATGAAATTTATGAAAAATTGATTTATGGAGAGGCTGAGCATATTTCGATTGCCCAGCTTTCAGCAGAGCTAAAAAAGCAGACGCTCATCATTAATGGTGTTTCCAAGTCCCATTCAATGACCGGTTGGAGAATTGGCTATGCTGCCGGTGATAGCAGGATCATCAATGCAATGACCGACCTGGCCAGCCATAGCACATCAAATCCGACGACTCCATCACAATATGCGACAATTGCTGCCTATGCTGGAGAACAGGAAGCTGTGGAAGTGATGCGTTCCGCGTTTGAAGAAAGACTAGAAATCATCCATGGAAAACTGAATAACATTCCAGGAATCAGCTGTATCAAGCCTCAGGGAGCGTTTTACCTGTTCCCGAATGCCAAAGAAGCAGCCATTATGTCAGGCTGCAAGGATGTAGATGAGTTTGCGGAAGTCTTACTGACTGAAGCGAATGTTGCAGTCGTTCCTGGCTCTGGTTTTGGAGCACCAGACTATATGCGACTTTCATATGCAACATCCCTTGATCAGTTGGAGGAAGCTGTCAGCAGAATTCATCGATTCATTGAAAGCCGAGCTTAA
- a CDS encoding DUF5590 domain-containing protein: MKKWIFISILIVFTITGILINVYLNAVEPVKAAEEEAVKIASKETNLTDFTNFSLYSGEETYYVMTGKNAKQEPVYVWINEKNREIITRNAKNGITKKEALNKLYQEKNPNEIIEVRLGMARIQKTDRPAWEIFYRNNSDTINYYYIDFDTGEKLRAIDNL; this comes from the coding sequence GTGAAGAAATGGATATTTATCAGTATTCTCATTGTTTTTACAATAACGGGAATCCTGATCAATGTATACTTGAACGCGGTTGAGCCAGTCAAGGCAGCAGAGGAAGAGGCTGTTAAAATTGCGTCGAAAGAAACAAACCTTACCGATTTCACTAACTTCAGTTTGTACAGTGGAGAAGAAACTTATTATGTGATGACGGGGAAAAATGCCAAACAGGAACCTGTTTATGTTTGGATCAATGAAAAAAACAGAGAAATTATTACGAGAAATGCTAAAAATGGTATCACGAAAAAAGAGGCTTTAAATAAACTATATCAGGAAAAAAATCCGAATGAAATCATTGAAGTAAGGCTCGGCATGGCCAGGATCCAAAAGACGGACAGGCCGGCATGGGAAATTTTTTACCGGAACAACAGCGACACAATCAATTATTATTATATCGATTTTGATACGGGTGAAAAACTCAGAGCTATCGATAATTTGTAA
- a CDS encoding YpmA family protein, which translates to MESKIEIVSTVKVQNSPDLYKIVDALNRTLKRDDLMFGLALDQDDKEKAVFTIYRT; encoded by the coding sequence ATGGAAAGTAAAATCGAAATCGTTTCGACAGTGAAGGTCCAAAATAGTCCTGATTTATATAAAATTGTAGATGCCTTAAACAGGACATTGAAGCGCGATGACCTTATGTTCGGTCTTGCACTGGATCAGGATGATAAAGAAAAAGCAGTCTTTACCATTTATCGTACCTGA
- a CDS encoding ATP-dependent DNA helicase codes for MKLLIAILAFMNWYYFPYESPSAPVEVEGVDVNLKRNELAFTFLAISDGEAALIQHANGENVLVNTGGKGTIKEIDRLLALFHVKELSTIILTTNRGQENLDPLIQKYNVRRIFSGKAGSQVLTETSISTEVKVQSWKQGDLLKLMPGLTAEVIYDGDDVNEGTDISFQFFHHQIFYVSSASHKSEQAFLKEPLRNVNIVKLPLFAAKGSFSDLLIEHLDPQLAIIFKSNSIKPDPDLVEMLHEAWIDVYFTKQHGTVTIKLTDSTYDVITIASEE; via the coding sequence ATGAAGTTGTTAATAGCTATCCTGGCTTTTATGAATTGGTACTATTTCCCTTACGAGTCCCCATCTGCACCAGTTGAGGTAGAAGGAGTGGATGTCAATCTGAAAAGAAACGAATTGGCTTTTACATTTTTAGCGATCAGCGATGGGGAGGCTGCGTTAATTCAGCATGCTAATGGCGAGAATGTACTGGTCAATACTGGAGGAAAGGGTACAATAAAAGAGATTGATCGCTTGCTGGCTCTTTTTCATGTGAAGGAATTATCGACGATAATTTTAACTACAAATAGAGGACAAGAAAATCTTGATCCATTAATCCAGAAATATAACGTACGCCGGATCTTTTCAGGTAAAGCTGGTAGTCAAGTGCTGACAGAAACATCAATTTCGACTGAAGTGAAGGTTCAAAGCTGGAAGCAGGGGGATTTGTTAAAACTTATGCCAGGATTGACCGCAGAAGTCATTTACGATGGCGATGATGTAAATGAAGGGACAGATATTTCTTTTCAATTCTTTCATCATCAGATTTTTTATGTTAGTTCTGCAAGTCATAAATCCGAACAAGCTTTTCTAAAGGAACCATTAAGGAATGTCAATATTGTCAAATTGCCATTATTCGCTGCGAAAGGGTCTTTTTCGGATTTATTGATCGAGCATCTTGATCCACAACTTGCGATCATATTCAAATCAAACTCAATTAAACCTGATCCTGATTTAGTGGAGATGCTCCATGAAGCATGGATTGATGTTTATTTCACAAAACAGCATGGGACTGTTACAATTAAACTTACTGATTCAACCTATGATGTCATAACAATTGCAAGTGAAGAATAG
- the dinG gene encoding ATP-dependent DNA helicase DinG yields the protein MSQKFVVVDLETTGNSPKKGDRIIQFGAVIIEGGKITGRFSSLVNPMQEIPAFIEELTGISESMVKNAPLFEEIAPQVSDMLEDAYFVAHNVLFDLSFLQEELINSGQEGFYGPVIDTVEMARILYPSADSYKLTDLAAREGLDHDRPHQADSDAQVTAELLLIMLDAAKALPLVTVKELAKLSEGLKSDLHLIFDDVLNMKESSLEDLPDHIEVYRGIALKKRAEIQKAIHSVIKYPQSVEEKKTLLQKAFSGYEIRHGQFAMMDYVHEAFIRNGHALIEAGTGVGKSLGYLIPAAIFSMDIHNPVVVSTYTTQLQEQLLHNDVPKLAEVLGTKINASLIKGRNNYISMARFEHSLREVEENYDTALTKMQILVWLTQTETGDFDELNLSSGGILFWSKVKNEPALFLKTKHWESYDFYQRAVEKAQQADILITNHAMLLADLVSEKGPLPNYDYVILDEGHQFEKAAGKYFGRSLDYLAVRLVLNQLGLYDQNQLFYKLERLLQNESGDGRLHTFEVSQLISDLVYETEELFKLAGTYARKSVKNKAYGSKIHAGMIPDRDNRVWTALKTTAERFYFDLKDLIIALEERLNEAGKSNRPYTGVQQSILEEVVQVKEDLEAIRDTARTLFMDDSGYVRWIEADLRSLQNSTTIFSRPVYVSDYLAQRFFAKKKSVVVTSATLSVNNSFSFIKKELGLENTLMEKQIPSPFSYDSQVKLIVPDDLPDIKSVSHDDYVAAITEHIISIAEATKGRMLILFTSHEMLKKAYELIKESGLLEEFILIAQGITAGSRTRLTRNFKRFDKAILFGTSSFWEGVDIPGEDLSCLIIVRLPFTPPDEPITAAKCSIIKESGGSPFNELSLPEAVLRFKQGFGRLIRTTNDRGLIFVFDRRLVTTSYGRAFLHSVPDIPVEKGNITKIVEMVHDWL from the coding sequence ATGAGCCAAAAATTTGTAGTTGTAGATTTAGAAACAACGGGTAATTCCCCTAAAAAGGGTGACCGTATTATACAATTCGGGGCCGTGATCATCGAGGGTGGAAAGATAACTGGCAGATTCTCATCGCTTGTCAATCCAATGCAGGAGATTCCAGCTTTCATTGAAGAATTGACAGGAATTTCAGAATCAATGGTGAAGAATGCCCCATTATTTGAGGAAATCGCTCCGCAGGTTTCTGATATGCTTGAAGATGCTTATTTTGTGGCTCATAATGTCTTGTTTGACCTTTCTTTTTTACAAGAAGAATTAATAAACTCAGGCCAGGAAGGATTTTATGGACCTGTTATCGATACAGTGGAAATGGCAAGAATCCTTTATCCGTCAGCTGACAGCTATAAACTGACTGATTTGGCAGCCAGGGAGGGGTTGGATCATGACCGTCCACACCAGGCTGATAGCGATGCGCAAGTGACCGCAGAATTACTGTTAATCATGCTCGATGCAGCGAAAGCTCTGCCTCTTGTTACAGTCAAAGAGCTTGCAAAGCTTTCTGAGGGACTCAAGAGTGATCTTCACCTGATTTTTGATGATGTTTTGAATATGAAGGAGAGCAGTCTCGAAGATCTGCCTGACCATATAGAAGTCTACCGCGGGATTGCCTTGAAAAAGAGAGCTGAAATCCAAAAGGCTATACATAGTGTAATTAAGTATCCCCAATCAGTGGAGGAAAAAAAGACTTTGCTACAAAAAGCTTTTTCTGGTTATGAGATCAGGCATGGACAGTTCGCGATGATGGATTATGTCCACGAAGCATTCATAAGGAATGGCCATGCTCTCATCGAAGCCGGAACAGGTGTAGGCAAGTCTCTTGGTTATTTGATTCCAGCAGCCATTTTTTCCATGGATATTCACAACCCTGTTGTAGTAAGTACCTATACCACACAGCTTCAGGAGCAGCTCTTACACAATGATGTACCGAAACTGGCTGAGGTTCTGGGTACGAAAATAAATGCCTCTCTCATTAAAGGAAGAAACAACTATATCAGCATGGCCCGGTTTGAGCATTCCCTGCGAGAGGTAGAAGAAAATTACGATACAGCCCTTACTAAAATGCAAATCCTTGTATGGCTTACACAAACAGAGACCGGAGATTTTGATGAACTCAATTTGTCTAGTGGAGGTATCCTCTTCTGGAGTAAAGTAAAGAATGAGCCTGCCCTTTTCCTTAAGACAAAGCACTGGGAGAGTTATGACTTTTATCAAAGGGCGGTTGAAAAAGCGCAACAAGCAGATATTCTGATCACGAATCATGCCATGCTTCTTGCCGACCTTGTTTCTGAAAAGGGTCCACTGCCGAATTATGACTATGTAATTCTTGATGAAGGCCATCAATTTGAAAAGGCAGCAGGAAAATACTTTGGGAGGTCGCTGGATTATCTGGCTGTCAGGCTTGTACTGAATCAGCTTGGACTTTATGACCAAAACCAATTGTTTTATAAATTGGAGAGATTGCTGCAAAATGAATCAGGAGACGGCAGACTGCATACCTTTGAGGTCAGCCAGTTGATTTCCGATTTGGTATATGAAACCGAGGAACTCTTTAAGCTTGCTGGAACATATGCAAGAAAGTCGGTTAAGAATAAAGCCTATGGTAGCAAAATACATGCAGGCATGATTCCGGACAGGGATAATCGTGTTTGGACAGCATTGAAAACAACAGCAGAAAGATTTTATTTTGACTTAAAGGATTTAATTATTGCACTGGAAGAAAGGCTAAATGAAGCCGGGAAGAGCAACCGTCCATATACGGGAGTGCAGCAATCCATTCTGGAAGAGGTTGTACAGGTTAAAGAAGACTTAGAAGCAATCCGTGATACGGCCAGAACCCTATTTATGGACGATAGTGGCTATGTGAGATGGATTGAGGCAGATTTAAGGTCTTTGCAAAACTCAACAACCATTTTTTCACGCCCTGTCTATGTATCAGACTATTTGGCTCAACGATTTTTTGCGAAAAAGAAAAGCGTAGTGGTCACATCAGCCACGCTTTCTGTCAATAATTCCTTCAGTTTTATTAAAAAGGAATTGGGGCTTGAGAATACTCTCATGGAAAAGCAAATTCCTTCACCATTTTCTTATGACTCTCAGGTCAAGCTGATTGTTCCTGATGACTTGCCGGATATAAAATCTGTGTCTCATGATGACTATGTGGCTGCCATAACAGAACATATCATCTCCATCGCAGAAGCAACGAAAGGCAGGATGCTGATTTTATTCACATCACATGAAATGCTGAAGAAGGCGTATGAATTAATTAAAGAGAGCGGTCTACTTGAAGAATTTATTTTAATTGCACAGGGTATTACAGCAGGCAGCAGGACAAGGTTGACCAGGAATTTCAAGCGGTTCGACAAAGCGATTTTGTTCGGGACCAGCAGTTTCTGGGAGGGTGTCGATATTCCTGGAGAGGACCTCTCATGTTTAATCATCGTGAGGCTCCCATTTACACCTCCTGATGAACCAATCACAGCTGCAAAATGTTCCATAATCAAGGAAAGCGGGGGCAGCCCTTTTAATGAACTATCTCTGCCAGAAGCGGTTCTACGGTTTAAGCAAGGGTTTGGAAGGCTGATTCGAACAACTAATGACAGAGGGTTGATTTTTGTCTTTGACCGAAGGCTTGTGACCACATCGTATGGAAGAGCCTTTTTACATTCTGTACCTGACATTCCAGTTGAAAAAGGGAATATCACAAAAATAGTCGAAATGGTACATGATTGGCTGTAG
- the panD gene encoding aspartate 1-decarboxylase, with protein MFRTMMNAKIHRARVTEANLNYVGSITIDTDILDAVGMVANEKVQIVNNNNGARFETYIIPGERGSGVVCLNGAAARLVHEGDVVIIISYALVAEEKVPSHQPKVALMDENNRIVEMIHAEPEKTVFL; from the coding sequence ATGTTCCGCACCATGATGAATGCTAAAATACATCGAGCACGAGTTACTGAAGCTAATCTTAACTATGTCGGCAGCATCACGATCGACACAGATATTCTGGATGCAGTCGGTATGGTTGCTAATGAAAAAGTACAAATTGTCAATAATAATAATGGCGCGCGCTTCGAAACATATATTATACCTGGGGAAAGAGGGAGCGGTGTAGTTTGCCTTAACGGTGCAGCAGCTCGTCTTGTCCATGAAGGTGACGTCGTAATCATCATTTCCTATGCCCTTGTAGCGGAAGAGAAGGTTCCGTCCCACCAGCCTAAAGTAGCGCTGATGGATGAAAACAACCGTATTGTAGAAATGATTCATGCTGAGCCCGAGAAAACGGTATTTCTATAG
- the panC gene encoding pantoate--beta-alanine ligase, with protein MKIVRTITEMQEQMQKLKSEGKTIGYVPTMGFLHEGHISLMKKARPENDIVVLSIFVNPLQFGPSEDLDAYPRDFERDHKIAEAEGVDFIFYPSAEEMYPGNASVKVNVVERTNVLCGKSRPGHFDGVATVLFKLFNIILPTKAYFGLKDAQQVAVVDGLIKDFNFPIQLIPVETVREEDGLAKSSRNVYLSEEERIQAVELSKSLKMAKSAIENGERNSDELVSLMKNHINENTTGTVDYIEIYSYPELEEMKMLKGKVIVALAVKFSKARLIDNTILEVE; from the coding sequence ATGAAAATCGTCAGAACCATCACCGAGATGCAAGAACAAATGCAAAAACTGAAATCTGAAGGGAAAACCATCGGGTATGTACCAACCATGGGCTTCCTCCATGAAGGCCATATTTCATTAATGAAGAAGGCCCGTCCGGAAAATGACATTGTTGTCCTGAGCATTTTTGTGAATCCCCTCCAGTTCGGTCCGTCTGAGGATTTGGATGCCTATCCACGCGATTTTGAGCGCGACCATAAAATCGCGGAAGCTGAAGGTGTGGATTTTATCTTTTATCCTTCCGCTGAAGAAATGTATCCAGGAAATGCTTCAGTTAAGGTCAATGTTGTTGAAAGGACCAATGTACTGTGCGGAAAGTCAAGGCCTGGCCATTTTGATGGAGTAGCAACAGTTCTTTTCAAACTGTTCAATATCATCCTGCCGACTAAAGCGTATTTTGGGCTGAAGGATGCCCAACAGGTTGCAGTGGTCGATGGTTTGATCAAGGATTTTAATTTTCCAATACAATTGATTCCGGTTGAAACAGTCCGTGAAGAAGATGGTCTTGCAAAGAGTTCAAGAAATGTCTACTTATCTGAAGAGGAAAGAATACAGGCGGTTGAACTTAGCAAGAGCCTGAAGATGGCTAAAAGTGCAATAGAAAATGGCGAAAGAAATTCTGATGAACTTGTCAGTTTGATGAAAAATCATATAAATGAAAATACGACTGGTACAGTTGATTATATTGAAATCTATTCCTATCCTGAGCTAGAAGAAATGAAAATGCTGAAGGGGAAAGTTATCGTAGCGCTTGCGGTGAAGTTCTCTAAAGCCAGATTGATTGATAATACCATTTTAGAAGTAGAATAA
- the panB gene encoding 3-methyl-2-oxobutanoate hydroxymethyltransferase produces MKQTTDFLKMKQTGNKIVMVTAYDYPSAKHAEQAEADMILVGDSLGMVVLGYDSTVPVTMEDMIHHSKAVKRGAANTFIVVDLPFMSYHLSIKDTLINGARIMQETGANAVKLEGADEVIGHINALTKAGVPVVAHLGLTPQSVGVLGGYKVQGKSADDAKKLMDDAKKCEEAGAFALVLECVPKQLAEQVSQNLTIPTIGIGAGAEVDGQVLVYHDIITYGVDRVPKFVKQYTNVNELISTGLNAYVSEVRHKAFPEDKHSFTMKEEELKALYGGKE; encoded by the coding sequence GATTTCTTGAAAATGAAGCAAACAGGCAACAAGATCGTCATGGTAACGGCCTATGATTATCCTTCTGCAAAACATGCAGAACAGGCTGAAGCGGATATGATCCTCGTGGGAGATTCCCTTGGTATGGTCGTGCTTGGCTATGACTCGACTGTTCCGGTGACGATGGAGGATATGATCCACCATTCGAAGGCAGTCAAGCGGGGAGCGGCCAACACATTCATTGTTGTCGATTTGCCATTTATGAGCTATCATCTGTCGATCAAAGACACGCTTATAAACGGAGCAAGAATTATGCAGGAAACAGGGGCAAATGCAGTTAAATTAGAAGGTGCTGACGAGGTCATCGGCCATATAAACGCACTGACAAAGGCGGGGGTCCCGGTAGTAGCACACCTTGGATTAACTCCGCAATCCGTAGGAGTACTTGGTGGATATAAAGTACAGGGGAAAAGCGCGGATGATGCAAAGAAATTAATGGATGACGCGAAAAAGTGCGAAGAGGCAGGTGCCTTTGCACTTGTGCTGGAATGCGTCCCTAAACAGCTTGCAGAACAAGTCAGCCAGAACCTAACTATCCCGACAATTGGGATCGGGGCTGGTGCAGAGGTAGACGGACAGGTTCTTGTATACCATGATATCATCACCTATGGCGTGGACCGAGTCCCGAAATTTGTAAAACAGTATACGAATGTAAATGAACTAATCTCTACTGGGCTCAATGCCTATGTATCTGAAGTCAGACATAAGGCCTTCCCGGAAGATAAACATAGTTTCACCATGAAGGAAGAAGAATTGAAGGCATTGTACGGGGGAAAAGAATGA